The following are encoded together in the Natator depressus isolate rNatDep1 chromosome 10, rNatDep2.hap1, whole genome shotgun sequence genome:
- the KLHL25 gene encoding kelch-like protein 25 produces the protein MSVSVHENRKSRTSTGSMNILLFHKTSHPDCVLSHLNTFRKRCVFTDVTLWAGNRSFPCHRAVLAASSSYFEAMFSNGLRESLDDEVNFHDSLHPEVLELLLDFAYSSQIIINEENAESLLEAGDMLQFHDVRDAAAEFLEKNLYPSNCLGMMLLSDVHQCRRLYELSWRMCLVNFETVHKSEDFNNLSKDTLLDLISSDELEIEDEEKVFRAIIQWVKYDLDKRKVHLPELLRNVRLALLPSECLKEAMACEDLIMADERNKLIMDEAMHCKKKILQNDGVVTSPCARPRKAGHTLLILGGQTFMCDKIYQVDQKAKEIIPKADLPSPRKEFSACAIGCKVYVTGGRGSENGVSKDVWVYDTVHEEWSKAAPMLIARFGHGSAELENCLYVVGGHTAVAGVFPASPSVSLKQVEKYDPASNKWTMVAPLRDGVSNAAVVSARLKLFVFGGTSIHRDMVSKVQCYDPVVNRWAIKAECPQPWRYTAAAVLGSQIFIMGGDTEFTAASAYRFDCETDQWTRIGDMTAKRMSCHALASGNKLYVVGGYFGTQRCKTLDCYDPTSDTWNCITTVPYSLIPTAFVSTWKHLPG, from the coding sequence ATGTCGGTCAGCGTCCACGAGAACCGTAAATCCCGAACGAGCACTGGCTCTATGAACATCTTGCTTTTCCACAAAACCTCCCACCCAGACTGCGTCCTGTCCCATCTCAACACCTTCCGGAAGCGCTGCGTGTTCACTGACGTCACCCTCTGGGCTGGGAATAGGTCCTTCCCGTGCCATCGGGCTGTGCTGGCCGCCTCCAGCAGCTATTTCGAGGCCATGTTCAGCAACGGCTTGCGGGAGAGCCTAGACGATGAGGTGAATTTCCATGACAGCCTCCacccagaggtgctggagctgctgctggacttcGCGTACTCCTCCCAGATCATCATCAATGAGGAGAATGCAGAGTCCCTGCTGGAGGCTGGGGACATGCTACAGTTCCACGACGTCCGAGATGCAGCGGCTGAGTTCCTTGAGAAGAACCTCTACCCTTCCAACTGCCTGGGCATGATGCTGCTCTCAGATGTTCATCAGTGCCGTAGACTCTACGAGCTGTCCTGGAGGATGTGCCTGGTGAACTTTGAAACAGTGCACAAGAGCGAGGACTTCAACAACCTCTCCAAGGACACCCTGCTGGACCTGATCTCCAGTGACGAGCTGGAGATAGAGGACGAGGAGAAGGTCTTCAGGGCCATCATTCAGTGGGTGAAGTATGACTTGGACAAGCGGAAGGTGCATCTCCCAGAGCTGCTGAGGAACGTGCGTCTGGCCTTGTTGCCTTCCGAGTGCCTCAAGGAAGCCATGGCATGCGAGGACCTGATCATGGCAGATGAGAGGAACAAGCTCATCATGGACGAGGCCATGCACTGCAAGAAGAAGATCCTCCAGAATGACGGGGTGGTCACCAGCCCCTGTGCCAGGCCCCGCAAAGCCGGGCATACCTTGCTGATCCTGGGCGGGCAGACCTTCATGTGTGATAAGATCTACCAGGTGGATCAAAAGGCAAAAGAGATCATCCCCAAAGCAGACCTGCCAAGCCCAAGGAAAGAGTTTAGTGCCTGTGCCATTGGCTGCAAAGTCTATGTCACTGGCGGGCGGGGCTCAGAGAATGGGGTCTCCAAAGACGTCTGGGTGTATGACACCGTTCATGAGGAGTGGTCCAAAGCTGCTCCCATGCTGATAGCTCGGTTTGGGCATGGCTCGGCTGAACTGGAGAACTGCCTCTACGTGGTCGGTGGGCACACTGCAGTGGCTGGTGTCTTTCCGGCATCTCCTTCTGTTTCCTTGAAGCAGGTAGAGAAGTATGACCCTGCCTCCAACAAATGGACCATGGTGGCCCCTCTAAGGGATGGAGTCAGCAATGCTGCAGTGGTCAGTGCTAGGCTGAAGCTTTTTGTCTTTGGCGGGACGAGCATCCACCGGGACATGGTGTCCAAAGTCCAGTGCTACGATCCTGTCGTGAACCGGTGGGCAATCAAAGCAGAGTGCCCCCAACCTTGGCGCTACACTGCCGCCGCTGTTCTAGGCAGCCAGATTTTCATCATGGGCGGGGACACTGAATTCACAGCTGCGTCCGCCTACCGCTTCGACTGTGAAACGGACCAGTGGACGCGGATCGGGGACATGACTGCCAAGCGCATGTCATGCCACGCCTTGGCCTCGGGGAATAAGCTTTACGTGGTGGGGGGTTACTTTGGGACTCAGAGGTGTAAAACGCTAGATTGTTATGACCCTACCTCGGACACGTGGAACTGTATAACAACAGTGCCGTACTCACTCATCCCCACGGCTTTCGTCAGCACATGGAAGCACTTGCCAGGTTGA